A single region of the Terriglobales bacterium genome encodes:
- a CDS encoding nuclear transport factor 2 family protein — protein sequence MLKRLSAAVVLMAVLSSCTMWKNPPKGWAGATGGEQLERLLWEEIRTKNWAELGKHLEPNFVYTSANERRDKTASIERWKQFELQSVNLAEVQVQTAGADFIVTATLTVTGTVDGKPISPEPVRSMTVWQQVGANWVAVAHADFLP from the coding sequence ATGCTCAAGCGCCTATCCGCCGCAGTTGTTCTGATGGCTGTGCTGTCGTCGTGCACGATGTGGAAGAATCCCCCGAAGGGGTGGGCGGGAGCGACAGGTGGCGAGCAACTGGAGCGACTCCTCTGGGAGGAGATTCGTACGAAGAACTGGGCGGAACTCGGCAAGCATCTTGAACCCAACTTCGTTTATACAAGCGCGAACGAGCGTCGTGACAAGACCGCGAGCATCGAACGCTGGAAGCAGTTCGAACTGCAATCGGTGAACCTGGCCGAGGTGCAGGTGCAGACGGCGGGCGCGGATTTCATCGTAACGGCGACGCTGACGGTGACGGGGACCGTCGACGGTAAGCCAATCTCGCCGGAACCAGTGCGATCAATGACGGTCTGGCAGCAGGTCGGGGCGAACTGGGTTGCGGTGGCACACGCGGATTTCCTGCCTTGA
- a CDS encoding prepilin-type N-terminal cleavage/methylation domain-containing protein, with amino-acid sequence MARRSGGRERGVSLIELMIVVAVTLVVAAMAFPSLINATYNMRLRSSAYELSGMAQATRMQAIRANKPYSLCYGTVDGATMAWASETCGTRPAANEQTVQLGSNVSVVTTTGGTPTGVGAATLGFMPPPAGSTLATTNPMFSPRGLPCYRSSVTALCNTILSTGLGDPAVKYLLYVTDRRPIGANGWAAIGISPAGKVQVYVYGGTTWNKG; translated from the coding sequence ATGGCACGTAGATCGGGTGGTCGTGAACGAGGTGTTTCGCTGATCGAGTTGATGATCGTGGTGGCGGTGACGCTGGTGGTGGCGGCGATGGCCTTCCCGAGCCTTATCAACGCGACGTACAACATGCGGCTTCGTTCGTCGGCGTACGAACTATCCGGCATGGCGCAGGCGACGCGTATGCAGGCGATCCGCGCGAACAAACCATATTCTTTGTGCTACGGCACGGTGGACGGGGCGACCATGGCGTGGGCTTCGGAAACCTGCGGAACGCGGCCTGCAGCGAATGAGCAAACCGTGCAACTGGGTTCTAACGTCAGTGTCGTAACCACGACTGGTGGAACGCCGACAGGCGTCGGCGCAGCCACTCTCGGCTTCATGCCTCCGCCCGCCGGGTCAACTCTCGCGACGACTAACCCAATGTTCAGCCCCCGTGGACTCCCCTGTTATCGAAGCTCTGTGACAGCGCTGTGCAACACAATCCTGTCTACTGGATTGGGGGACCCTGCTGTGAAGTATCTGCTGTACGTAACCGATCGCAGGCCGATCGGAGCGAATGGATGGGCCGCCATCGGCATTTCGCCGGCTGGAAAAGTGCAGGTTTACGTCTACGGCGGGACAACCTGGAACAAAGGCTAG